The Deltaproteobacteria bacterium genomic sequence TGTCCTCGAACACGTAGTCCGCCCGCGCCAGCGCCGCGTCCACGTCGCCGCGATGGTGGGAGGCCCGGTGGATGATGTTGGTCCCGTGAACGGGGTTCCACGACGCCAGGTACACCGAGCGGGCCGGCCCCAGCTCCTCGTGGACCAGGGGCGCGCCGTCGCGCGCCGCCTCCTCGGCGGTGAACGCCGCCGGCAACTCCTCGTAGTCCACGTCGATGAGGGAGAGCGCCTCCAGCGCCCGCTCCTCGTCGGGCGCCGCGGCCGCGGCCACGGGCTCGCCCGCGTAGCGGGCCTTCTCGACGGCGAAGATTTGCTCGTCCTCGATGGCGTAGCCGTAGCGCCGGTCGGGCACGTCGGCGGCCGTGATCACCGTCACGCCGGGGAGCGCCCGGGCCTTCTCCACGTCGATGGACCGGATTCTGGCGTGAGGCAGCGGGCTGCGCAGGATCTTGCCCCACAGCATCCCCGGCTGGGTCACGTCCGGGCCGTAGACGGCTTGCCCGGAGATCATCTCGGCCCCGTCCGGGCGCACCACCGAAGTGCCGATTACACGATAGTCGTCAGCCATGTTGCCTCGCTCTGTGGGCACCGTACAGCCCGTGCGGGCGGTGGTCAACCAGGGGTGGTATCACCACCCCGCACCGTACAATCGCACGCACCTGTAACGTACAATCACACGCATGCTCACCGTACAATCCTACGCACCTGCAACGTAGAATCCCACGCGGTGATGTTTGGCAAGTACACGACAAGTTGCTCTCCAGGGTTGACGGGTCCTCAGGTACGGTGAAATTACAGTGTAGCCAGTTTCCTGAAACGGGACCCCTGATGAAGACAGCGCTGATTCGGATCGGCAATTCTCGCGGTGTGCGAATCCCCAAGGCAATTTTGGAGGCATGCGGGCTCCAGGACGAGGTCGACCTGGAGGTTCGGGAGGATCATCTGGTCATTCGTGCGGCCGCCAAGCCCCGGACGAACTGGGAGGAGGCTTTTCGCCGAATGGGTGAGCGACGTGATGACGCCCTTCTCGACGAAGACTCGCTACCACCCACCAAGTGGGAGACCACGGAGTGGGAGTGGTAGTCGGCCGCTCAGCGACAAGGCCGCGCGGAACGTTGCGGCCGTGCTCAACGAAATGTTCGCCTACCAGGACCGCTTCAGATGTCGCAAAGCTCGGGCCAGCGCCTGCGGATGCGCTCCTTCAGTGCGGGGCTGGCCTCCGCCACCTTGGGGAACGTGCCCCGTTGGTTCCAGGGGCGGCAGGCGTCGATGAGCATCCTTTTGTTGAGGTTTCGGCGGTCGGCGGGGTAGGCCATGGGGTCCAGAGGGCTGCTCCAGCAATTGCGCATGACGTCGAGGTCGGTGTCCGGGTCCACGCGCGTGCACATGGCCCACAGAACGGCGTCGGCGTCGGTGGGGTCGATGTCGTCGTCGACGATGACGATCATCTTGTTGAGATAGGAGCCCGCGTAGGAGCCGGCGGCGGCCATGGCGGCCTGTTTCGAGTGGCCCTGGTACAACTGGGTGATGGCGATGGTGATGAACATCTGGCTGCCGCAGCCCTCGTGGTTCCACACCCCCTTGATGCCGGGCACGCCCGCCGCTTCCATCTGTTCCCAGATGGCCGAGCTGCTGAGAAAGCTGGAGATGTAGGTGTCCTCGCTGGGCGGCCTGCGCGGCACGGTGCCTAGGATGATGGGGTCGTTCCGGTACATCAGCGACGCCACCTCGATGACCGGCTGTTTCTCGCGGCCCCCGGCGTAGTAGCCGGTCCACTCTCCGAAGGGGCCTTCGAGCTCGAGACGCCCCGGGGGTATGTGGCCTTCGACGGCGATCTCGGCGGTCGCCGGAAGGGGAAGGTTCGTGACCGCGCCCCGGACGACGTCCACGGGCTCTCCCCGGATTCCGCCGGCCACGTCGTATTCGCAGACCCCGGAGGCCGCGTGCAATCCGGCCATCAAGTAGATCAAGGGATCGTGCCCGAAGGAGACGGCCACCGGGCAGGGTTCGTCCCGGCTCCAGTACTTCTCCATTATGAGCCGCCCCTGCTTGCCCCCGGTGATCATGATCCCCAGGGTGTTCCGGTCGTGGACGGCCACCCGGTAGCAGCCCACGTTGACCCAGTCCGAATCCGGGTCCTTCATGATCACCGCGCACCCCGTTCCCAGATAGCGCCCGCCGTCGTCCTCGTGCCAGGTGGGGGTAGGGAAGCGGAGCATGTCGACGTCCGTCCCGGTGGCGACGTTCTCCAGCAGCGGGCCGGTGTCCACCACCCGCGGCTCGATGCCGGGCAGGGCGCCGTGAAACCGGCGGCAGTGCTCCACCATCTCCCGAAGCGACAGGTCCCGCGGGATGCCCAGGGTCACGGCCACGCGCTCGGGCGCCGTGGTCACGTTGGACAGCACGCGAAAGCCCGGCGGGTAACTTGGTATGCGGTCGAAGAGCAGCGCCGGGCGTCCCACCTTCTCCATGTAGAGGTCGGTGAGGCCGCCGATGCCCTCTTCGCAATCGGCCCCGTCCACGCGGCGGAGTTGGCCCAGGCCGTCGATACGGTCGATCCAGTCACGCAGATCGTTTACCGGCATGCGCGTTCGCTCCGTGTTCAGTAGAGGAACCGGTTGCCCGGCGTGCGCGGGATGTAGCGGCCCTTGCCGGTGGCAACGATCCGGGACTTGGGCTCTCCCTCGGGCCATTCCGTCAACACTTCGCCCCGCAGGATCGTCATGACGGGCCAACCGGTCATCTCGCGTCCTTCGAGAATCGTCCATCCCGGACGGCTGTGGACCAGATCGTTGGTGACGGTGACCTTGCGCTTCAGGTCGACGATCACCACGTCGCCGTCGGAACCGACCTGCAGGGAGCCCTTGCGCGGGTAGAGCCCGAAAATCCTGGCGGGCGCCTCGCACATCATCTCCACCAGCCGTTGCAGCGTGATCCTCCCCTTGTTGATCCCTTCGTCGAGCATCAGCGGCAGCATCATCTCCACCCGCGACGGGAACCCGCTGGTGGTCTTCCACACGTCGCCCGGCACTTCCATCTCCGCGCGGGTTCCGTGCGAGACCACGTGGTCCGACCCCAGGGAGTCGATCTCTCCGTTCCTGCAGGCTTCCCACAGCAGTTCCATGGTCTCCGGGTACCTGAGCGGCACGTTGATCTTCCACGTGCCCGCGGGCAGGCAGAGATACACGGGGTTGCTCTGGGCATAGATCTCGACGCCCTCTTCCTTTGCTTGGCGGATGGCCAGCAACGACTCGCCGGTGGTCGTGTGCTGGACATACATGGGGCACTTCGCGATCTTGGCCAGGTAGGCGTACTGGCGGATGTGATGGGCCTCGACGAAGTCGGGCGAACGGTCCGTCCATGCCTCCATGTCCATGCGCCCCGCGTCCATCAGACGCTGGGAAAAGACCCGGACGATCTCGAAGTTCTCCGGGTGGAAGGAGACGATCCCCGGCGGCCCGATCTTGGCGACGCTTTCCAGGGTCTTGTACACCACCCCGTCGTCGAAGCCCGTGGCCAGACCCGAGCGGTAGACGTACCAGAGCTTGGCGGCGATGTGTGGATGCTTGGCGTGGCAATAGAACTTGTACGACGTAACGCCGTACTTCTCCGCGTACTCGACGATCTCCTCGGCTTGCTGGTCCGTCTCGAGCTGCGGCGTGAAGTAGAAATCCGTGATGCAGTTCTCCTCGCCGGTCTTGATGGCGATGTCCATGACATCGTGAAACGAAACCACGTCCTCCGGTCTCGTGTCCTGTACGAACGGCTTCTTCCCCATCCGTGGGCTCGGGTCCTGGATGCCCCAGGTGGTGACGCCCGCGGCGGCCGCGGCCGGGGATTCGGTCTCGAAGTCGATGTCGAGAGGGAACGAGTGGCCCGGATGGCCCTCGGGGTCCACGAGTCCCGGCAGCACGTGCTTCCCGGCGGCATCAATGACGCGGGCCGCGTCGATCTCGAGTCCCGGTTGGAGGATGGCCGCGACCTTCCCGTCGCTGATGGCCAGGTTCGCGGGACGGGTCCCTTCACGGAAGACGACGTTTCCGTTGGTAATCAGAAGATCCACACGTTCCATGGGCGACTCCTTTCACTGAATCACAGGCAGCCGAACTCCTTGTAGTAGCGTTCGGCCCCGGGGTGCAGCGGCACGACGCACCCGGTGCACAGATGTTGTGGCGTGATGGGGACTTCGATGTCCCTCAAATGGGGCGGCAGGTCCTTGTACGGGGCGGCTATGCGGTCCCTGCGCTCCATGCTCGTCCGTGCCAGAAGATAGGCGACCTCGTCGGGCAGATCGGCGCGGCAGAACAGCAGCCAGCCGCCGAAGCTCAAGGTCAGAAGGTCGCGGTCAATCCCCTTGAGGCGACCCGCGGGGATGATGGCCGGGTCGTAGCCGTAGGTCTGTTGCATGTGCGCAACGGCCCGCGGGTCCAGGGGCAGCGCGCGCATGGGCCTTGCCTCGGCCAACTCCTCCCAGGACTCGTCGTGGACGCCCTCCTGGAACACCGCGTTTCCCTCGCCGCGCTTGACCATGGGCACGCCGACGACGGCGGGCCCGGGGAACAGCACTTGGCCTCCCCAGGAATTGACGTCGTCGTAGCTGAAGCCGTACCACTTCATCACCTGCTCCACGGTCCACGTCAGCGTGTCCGGGCCCGTCGGCCCAACCCGCCCCGACACCAGGGTCATGGCCGGCTTGCGCGCCGCGATCTCCTCCATGGAGTGGATGCCGAGCTCTTCCGCCACGAGCCAGAAGATGTAGTCGGGTTCGGGGAACCGCGCGATGGCTCTCAACTCGCCGACGCTGGCCTGGAACAACCCCTTCCCCTCGGTGGCCATCCTCGCGTTCACCGGCGGGTTGGTGATGCCCACGTCCGCCAGCCCCGCACCCACGGTCTTGGGATTCTCCAGGGACCCGAGCCCGAACCGGCCCGTGAAGACGCCGACGCTCGAGATCAGTCCCGGCTCTTCGCGATAGCCGTTCAAGCCTTCGGCCAACTCGTCGGTGATGCGCCACCAGGGATGGGACGGCGAATGGGAGGCAATTTTCAGGATGTAACCGCCGCTGTCGTCTTTGTCCGGCATTCGCTCGTCACCTCCTCTGAATGGGATTCAGGGCAAACCGGCCCGCTTCCGGCCCCGGACAATAACACCGGCATTTTTCCGAGGTCAAATACGCCGTACGACGCCGTGTGCGGTCCGGAGGAACGGTCTTGCGTGCGCGACCACGTCTGCCCTATACAGGGCGAATGGACGATCCCAGGAAGTCGGGCCAGCGTTTGTATCCGGTGTGAAGGACGGTCGGGAGACGAAGGCGCGGTAAGATGGAAGAGCGGGACCTGGAAGCACTGACGATTTCGCGCTTGGCCGGGCGGATCGAGAGCGGGGAGGTATCTCCGGTCGACCTCACGAATCTCGTGTTCGAGCGGATCGAACGGCTGAACCCTGTCCTGAACGCCTACGTCACGCTGACGAAGGAGCAGGCGCTCGCCGATGCCGGCGCCGCGGCCAAGGAGATCCAGAACGGCCACTACCGCGGCCCGCTGCATGGAGTCCCGGTTTCCATCAAGGACAACATCGCCATCCAGGGCGTTCGCACCACCGCGGGGTCGAAGACGCTTTCCGACTGGAAGCCCGATTACGACGCCACGGTGGTGACCCGGCTCAGGGCCGCCGGCGCGGTGGTCCTCGGCAAGACCCACATGCACGAGTGGGCCAAGTCGAGCCACACCAACAACGTCTTCTACGGCCCCAGCCGCAATCCCTGGGACGTGACCCGCGCCACCGGCGGATCGAGCGGCGGCTCCGCCGCGGCGGTTGCGGCTAGTTTGGGCTTGGCGTCCATCGGCACCGACAGCGCCGGCTCGGTGCGGAATCCCGCGGGGCTCTGCGGCATTGCCGGCCTGAAGCCCACCCACGGCAGAGTGAGCATGTTCGGCGG encodes the following:
- a CDS encoding AbrB/MazE/SpoVT family DNA-binding domain-containing protein — its product is MKTALIRIGNSRGVRIPKAILEACGLQDEVDLEVREDHLVIRAAAKPRTNWEEAFRRMGERRDDALLDEDSLPPTKWETTEWEW
- a CDS encoding UbiD family decarboxylase, which codes for MPVNDLRDWIDRIDGLGQLRRVDGADCEEGIGGLTDLYMEKVGRPALLFDRIPSYPPGFRVLSNVTTAPERVAVTLGIPRDLSLREMVEHCRRFHGALPGIEPRVVDTGPLLENVATGTDVDMLRFPTPTWHEDDGGRYLGTGCAVIMKDPDSDWVNVGCYRVAVHDRNTLGIMITGGKQGRLIMEKYWSRDEPCPVAVSFGHDPLIYLMAGLHAASGVCEYDVAGGIRGEPVDVVRGAVTNLPLPATAEIAVEGHIPPGRLELEGPFGEWTGYYAGGREKQPVIEVASLMYRNDPIILGTVPRRPPSEDTYISSFLSSSAIWEQMEAAGVPGIKGVWNHEGCGSQMFITIAITQLYQGHSKQAAMAAAGSYAGSYLNKMIVIVDDDIDPTDADAVLWAMCTRVDPDTDLDVMRNCWSSPLDPMAYPADRRNLNKRMLIDACRPWNQRGTFPKVAEASPALKERIRRRWPELCDI
- a CDS encoding amidohydrolase family protein; translated protein: MERVDLLITNGNVVFREGTRPANLAISDGKVAAILQPGLEIDAARVIDAAGKHVLPGLVDPEGHPGHSFPLDIDFETESPAAAAAGVTTWGIQDPSPRMGKKPFVQDTRPEDVVSFHDVMDIAIKTGEENCITDFYFTPQLETDQQAEEIVEYAEKYGVTSYKFYCHAKHPHIAAKLWYVYRSGLATGFDDGVVYKTLESVAKIGPPGIVSFHPENFEIVRVFSQRLMDAGRMDMEAWTDRSPDFVEAHHIRQYAYLAKIAKCPMYVQHTTTGESLLAIRQAKEEGVEIYAQSNPVYLCLPAGTWKINVPLRYPETMELLWEACRNGEIDSLGSDHVVSHGTRAEMEVPGDVWKTTSGFPSRVEMMLPLMLDEGINKGRITLQRLVEMMCEAPARIFGLYPRKGSLQVGSDGDVVIVDLKRKVTVTNDLVHSRPGWTILEGREMTGWPVMTILRGEVLTEWPEGEPKSRIVATGKGRYIPRTPGNRFLY